The Desulfoscipio gibsoniae DSM 7213 genome contains a region encoding:
- a CDS encoding methyltransferase, translated as MRGQWSLNTPEADKFLVRGRPDYIGGLSGFYNLNWHATLNTAESIRSGKPQAKIDYHTLPEEELLRFFRRQVHSSLRGGKEIAEKLDFSEFEKLLDVGGGTGGVSIAICNKYPQIKATVADLPQVAQLAERFIAEAGMSDRISVSATDLCLNSPEGKYDVAILRAFIQTLSKEQAQMSLKCISQSLVPGGRILIFGSVLDNSCLAPSASLAFGLASLNVYDYGKAYTEKEYQEMLVNAGFTDITVGHDALVDGMGIVSAKKH; from the coding sequence TTGCGAGGGCAGTGGTCGCTTAATACTCCCGAAGCCGATAAATTTCTGGTTCGCGGGCGACCGGATTACATCGGCGGATTGAGCGGGTTTTATAATCTGAATTGGCATGCCACCCTGAATACGGCTGAGAGTATTCGATCGGGAAAACCACAGGCCAAAATCGATTATCACACCTTGCCGGAAGAAGAATTATTGAGATTTTTCCGAAGACAGGTTCACAGCAGTCTCAGGGGCGGAAAAGAGATCGCGGAAAAACTGGATTTTTCAGAATTTGAAAAGCTTCTTGATGTCGGGGGCGGTACAGGGGGTGTATCAATTGCCATTTGCAATAAATACCCTCAAATCAAAGCAACGGTTGCGGATTTACCGCAGGTGGCGCAATTGGCCGAACGTTTCATAGCGGAAGCCGGCATGTCCGACAGAATCAGTGTATCGGCAACCGATCTTTGTCTGAATTCACCCGAAGGGAAATATGATGTTGCAATTCTTCGGGCTTTCATTCAAACGCTTTCGAAGGAACAGGCGCAGATGTCTTTAAAGTGTATCAGTCAGTCCCTGGTACCGGGAGGCCGGATTCTTATCTTCGGAAGCGTTTTAGACAATTCCTGCCTGGCACCCTCGGCATCATTGGCTTTTGGTCTGGCTTCCTTGAATGTCTACGATTATGGAAAAGCTTATACGGAGAAAGAGTATCAAGAAATGCTCGTGAATGCAGGGTTTACGGATATTACTGTAGGACATGACGCGCTTGTTGACGGTATGGGTATTGTCAGTGCGAAAAAGCATTGA
- a CDS encoding DUF3795 domain-containing protein: protein MSKMIAYCGLVCSNCPSFLATKNNDDAAREKTSALLAEKFGLDVKPEEINCDGCLTVGGRLLDFCRTCGIRQCCSERGLENCAICDEQPCEKLINFHEFSPDAKACFDALKREID, encoded by the coding sequence ATGTCTAAAATGATCGCTTATTGCGGGCTTGTCTGCTCTAACTGCCCATCGTTTTTGGCCACCAAAAACAATGATGACGCCGCCAGGGAAAAGACTTCGGCTTTGTTGGCTGAGAAGTTCGGGTTAGATGTGAAGCCCGAAGAGATCAACTGCGACGGATGTCTTACTGTAGGAGGAAGGTTGCTCGACTTTTGCCGGACTTGCGGGATCAGGCAGTGCTGCAGCGAAAGGGGCCTGGAAAACTGCGCTATTTGCGATGAACAGCCGTGCGAAAAACTTATCAACTTTCACGAGTTCTCACCGGATGCAAAGGCTTGCTTTGATGCACTGAAAAGGGAGATCGACTAA
- a CDS encoding LysR family transcriptional regulator, producing the protein MEIRQLKAFVAVAKLYSFTRAAELLDYAQSSITAQVGSLEDELSTKLFERLGRQVVLTKDGEKLLPYAEQILKLTSEAKELVSSSAVPRGALSVGAVETLCSVNICSSFTNRIIQLLSVKKANEREHCKKAGFCNGYYYRPMVLSFS; encoded by the coding sequence ATGGAAATACGTCAGTTAAAAGCTTTTGTTGCGGTAGCAAAGCTGTACAGTTTTACCCGGGCGGCGGAATTGCTTGACTATGCCCAGTCCAGTATAACGGCGCAGGTGGGTTCCCTAGAAGATGAATTAAGTACAAAGCTTTTTGAAAGGCTGGGCCGGCAGGTCGTACTAACCAAAGACGGGGAAAAGCTGTTGCCTTATGCCGAACAAATTCTCAAGCTGACCTCGGAAGCAAAGGAATTGGTTTCCAGTTCGGCAGTTCCAAGGGGAGCGTTATCTGTAGGGGCAGTGGAAACGCTTTGCAGTGTCAATATTTGCAGCAGCTTTACTAATCGGATTATTCAATTATTATCAGTCAAAAAAGCTAATGAAAGAGAGCATTGCAAAAAGGCTGGGTTTTGCAATGGGTATTATTACCGCCCCATGGTTCTTTCTTTTTCCTGA
- a CDS encoding CopG family ribbon-helix-helix protein, which yields MMETKLTPIRFPTDLLTELDKYVGDGNRSKFIIDATRKELHRLKQRKVIRNVAGIFNEKDYPELKTSEDASNWVRKMREESEARRRDLFGE from the coding sequence ATGATGGAAACTAAATTGACACCTATTAGATTTCCTACCGATCTTTTAACTGAACTAGATAAATATGTTGGTGATGGTAATAGAAGTAAGTTCATTATTGATGCTACACGTAAAGAATTACACAGGTTAAAACAAAGGAAGGTTATTCGTAATGTGGCGGGTATTTTTAACGAGAAGGATTATCCTGAACTAAAAACATCGGAAGACGCTTCGAACTGGGTGCGAAAGATGAGAGAAGAATCTGAAGCCAGGAGGAGAGATCTCTTTGGCGAATAA
- a CDS encoding type II toxin-antitoxin system VapC family toxin: protein MANNNGFLLDTTILIDLFRGRQEAIDFLDQLLQEGSLCVCSIVVAEIFSGVRPEELSKVEEFVEAMNYYPVEYRTAKRAGLYRRDFKRKGISLSISDTLIATTAIEHSLTLVTKNVRHFPMTELSIIEH from the coding sequence TTGGCGAATAATAACGGCTTTCTTTTGGATACAACCATTCTTATAGATTTGTTTCGGGGACGGCAAGAGGCCATAGATTTCCTTGATCAATTGTTACAAGAAGGATCTCTATGTGTATGCTCAATAGTGGTGGCAGAAATTTTTTCAGGTGTTCGCCCTGAAGAGCTGTCCAAGGTTGAAGAGTTTGTTGAAGCAATGAATTACTATCCTGTTGAATATAGGACAGCAAAAAGGGCAGGCTTGTATAGGCGGGATTTTAAGAGAAAAGGAATTTCCCTTAGCATATCTGACACCCTGATTGCCACTACTGCTATCGAACATTCCCTTACCTTAGTTACGAAAAACGTACGACACTTCCCTATGACAGAATTAAGTATCATTGAACATTAG
- a CDS encoding helix-turn-helix domain-containing protein, with amino-acid sequence MERFARERKRYGSLITVLILQALVQMALTDIKQAIPYVEEAVKLAAPEGYFRTFLDEGPDVALLLREVRYLSPVFVDHLLKAFDYCKSDQTTPPPEQSNAGYPGVGPIEPLSERELEIMALIAASLSNADIARKLHITVGTVKWHANNIYSKLNVKTAPRQQPKRGKKSYSTDHGLVT; translated from the coding sequence CTGGAACGGTTCGCCAGGGAAAGGAAGCGGTATGGCAGCCTGATAACGGTTCTAATCCTCCAGGCTCTGGTCCAAATGGCATTAACCGATATCAAACAAGCTATCCCCTATGTTGAGGAAGCTGTCAAACTTGCCGCCCCGGAAGGTTATTTCCGCACCTTCCTGGATGAAGGCCCGGATGTCGCTCTGTTACTTCGGGAAGTGCGTTACTTGTCACCGGTTTTCGTGGATCATCTGTTAAAAGCATTTGATTACTGCAAATCTGATCAAACTACTCCACCACCGGAACAAAGCAATGCTGGTTACCCGGGAGTTGGACCAATTGAGCCGTTAAGCGAGCGCGAACTGGAAATAATGGCGCTAATAGCCGCAAGCTTATCCAATGCCGATATTGCTCGAAAGCTGCACATCACTGTGGGCACGGTCAAGTGGCACGCAAATAATATTTATTCAAAGCTGAATGTTAAAACCGCACCCAGGCAACAGCCAAAGCGCGGGAAGAAATCCTATAGCACCGACCATGGTTTGGTAACATAA
- a CDS encoding ABC transporter ATP-binding protein, protein MNVVECSGLTKAFGRTTAVNNLSFTLRPNTITGLIGRNGAGKTTLLKMIAGYLLPNAGSIQVFSENPFNNIKVSANMIFVDENMVLPASMNLGEILESAGRFYAHWDHKLAVGLFAYFNLHSGQYHSKLSKGMRSAFNAILGLAARCPLTIFDEPTTGMDAAVRKDFYRALLKDFMQHPRTVILSSHLLNEINDILDDLLLIKDGEKCLHMPIDELKEYAVGLQGKEETIVEMAGKAEVFHRKKLGKDSVYLAVRNQFAEEELQKARLEGVAVSPVGTDDLCVYLTARNKGGIDDVFDRN, encoded by the coding sequence ATGAATGTCGTTGAGTGCAGCGGGCTGACAAAAGCATTTGGGCGAACCACGGCGGTCAATAACCTGTCTTTTACGCTGAGACCCAATACGATCACAGGGCTCATCGGACGAAACGGCGCCGGGAAAACAACGCTGCTGAAGATGATTGCCGGATACCTGCTCCCTAATGCAGGCAGTATTCAGGTTTTCTCGGAAAACCCATTTAACAATATCAAGGTTTCCGCCAACATGATTTTTGTGGATGAAAACATGGTCTTACCGGCGTCAATGAATCTCGGCGAAATTCTGGAATCCGCGGGCCGCTTCTATGCGCATTGGGACCATAAACTAGCCGTGGGGCTGTTCGCATACTTCAATCTGCATTCCGGACAATACCACAGCAAGCTTTCCAAAGGCATGCGCAGCGCGTTTAATGCGATTCTCGGCCTCGCCGCCCGCTGTCCGCTGACCATCTTTGATGAACCAACCACCGGCATGGACGCGGCGGTGCGGAAAGATTTTTACCGGGCACTGTTAAAAGACTTCATGCAACACCCGCGTACCGTCATTCTATCCAGTCACTTATTAAATGAAATCAACGACATTTTAGATGATCTTTTACTGATCAAAGACGGCGAAAAATGCCTACATATGCCTATCGATGAGTTGAAAGAATACGCCGTCGGACTGCAGGGCAAAGAAGAAACTATTGTGGAGATGGCCGGAAAAGCCGAGGTCTTCCACCGTAAAAAGCTGGGGAAGGACAGCGTGTATCTGGCCGTCCGCAACCAATTTGCAGAAGAGGAACTGCAAAAGGCCCGCCTCGAAGGCGTGGCAGTTTCACCGGTGGGCACCGACGATCTCTGTGTGTACCTGACGGCGCGGAACAAAGGAGGGATTGATGATGTCTTTGACCGAAACTAG
- a CDS encoding GntR family transcriptional regulator has translation MLLDTDSLKPIYVQIAEWLETEILNGNIAGDEKMYSQYQLADMFNINPATAAKGLNILANEKLLYKKRGLGMFVSSHARAAIRSKRINRNLKQLVLELVAEAKRLDVDEDELISMIRTTDLQAQRRRDHE, from the coding sequence TTGCTGCTGGATACAGACAGTCTGAAGCCAATTTATGTCCAGATTGCAGAATGGCTGGAAACGGAGATTCTAAACGGCAACATCGCGGGCGATGAAAAAATGTATTCCCAGTACCAATTAGCGGACATGTTCAACATCAACCCGGCCACCGCTGCCAAAGGGTTGAACATTCTGGCCAACGAAAAACTCTTGTACAAGAAAAGGGGGCTTGGCATGTTTGTGTCTTCCCACGCCAGAGCAGCCATTCGCAGCAAACGAATAAACCGCAACCTAAAGCAACTGGTATTGGAGTTGGTCGCCGAAGCAAAGCGCCTGGACGTTGATGAAGACGAATTAATCAGTATGATAAGAACGACCGACCTTCAGGCGCAACGGAGGAGGGATCATGAATGA
- a CDS encoding ATP-binding protein, whose amino-acid sequence MERLILDDLLQWKQSRYRKPLMLKGVRQVGKTWILNEFGRRYYDNIAYFNFDEQEELVSFFETTKDVKRILQNLTMVNGSPILTEKTLIIFDEIQECNKALNTLKYFCEKAPEYHIACAGSLLGITLSKPSSFPVGKVDFMTINPMSFTEFLIANGDENLVDYMESIDVIEPIPEIFFNPLQEKLKMYFITGGMPEAVRSWTEERDTGLVQTTLKNILNAYELDFSKHAEIKDIAKLGLIWNSIPSQLARENKKFLYSAVKEGARAREYEDALTWLCNAGMAYKIYRSAKPGLPMSAYDDLKAFKLYAVDTGLLRRLALLDPIAFNEGARLFTEFKGALTENFVLQGLAAKYEAVPRYWTSGGQAEVDFIIQRGNDIIPIEVKADQNINSRSLTLYGQKYEAETKIRLRFSLRNLKQDGNLLNIPLFMIDYVDKLIELGMKKKEILRKDKNQKTFSGIIISQLTFRRSTKTHFYFRNFGTN is encoded by the coding sequence TTGGAGAGATTAATTTTAGATGATTTGTTGCAATGGAAACAATCAAGATACAGGAAACCGTTGATGTTAAAAGGAGTTCGCCAGGTTGGGAAAACGTGGATATTAAACGAATTCGGTAGACGATACTATGATAACATTGCTTACTTTAACTTTGATGAGCAGGAAGAATTAGTATCTTTTTTTGAAACGACCAAAGATGTGAAAAGAATTTTACAAAACTTAACGATGGTGAATGGCTCACCAATTTTGACGGAAAAAACCTTAATTATATTTGATGAGATACAGGAGTGCAACAAGGCACTCAATACACTAAAGTATTTCTGCGAGAAAGCGCCGGAGTATCATATAGCCTGTGCAGGTTCGCTTTTAGGAATTACCCTGTCCAAGCCTTCATCATTTCCTGTAGGTAAAGTTGACTTTATGACTATCAATCCAATGAGCTTTACTGAATTTTTAATCGCCAATGGTGACGAAAATTTAGTGGATTATATGGAAAGTATTGATGTAATTGAACCGATACCCGAAATATTTTTTAATCCATTGCAAGAGAAGCTTAAAATGTATTTTATAACGGGGGGTATGCCCGAAGCTGTTCGCTCCTGGACGGAAGAAAGGGATACAGGACTTGTTCAAACCACATTAAAAAATATTTTAAATGCATATGAACTTGATTTTTCTAAACATGCCGAAATAAAAGATATTGCAAAGCTGGGGTTGATATGGAATTCCATTCCTTCACAACTCGCCAGAGAAAACAAGAAATTCTTATATAGTGCAGTAAAAGAAGGTGCAAGGGCGAGAGAATATGAAGATGCATTGACCTGGCTGTGCAATGCAGGTATGGCATACAAGATATATAGAAGTGCAAAACCCGGGCTTCCCATGTCTGCTTATGATGACCTGAAAGCTTTTAAATTATATGCCGTAGATACTGGACTGTTGCGTAGATTGGCACTCCTTGACCCTATTGCATTTAATGAAGGTGCCCGTCTGTTTACTGAATTTAAAGGCGCATTGACCGAAAACTTTGTATTACAAGGTTTAGCAGCGAAATACGAGGCAGTACCGAGATACTGGACATCAGGAGGACAGGCAGAAGTCGATTTCATCATCCAACGTGGGAATGATATTATTCCAATTGAGGTAAAAGCTGATCAGAATATTAACAGCAGAAGTCTCACGTTGTATGGGCAAAAATATGAAGCTGAAACAAAAATACGGTTAAGATTTTCACTTAGGAATCTGAAACAAGACGGAAACTTATTAAATATCCCGCTTTTTATGATCGATTATGTAGATAAGCTTATAGAGCTGGGAATGAAAAAAAAAGAGATATTGAGAAAGGATAAAAATCAAAAAACTTTCTCTGGAATTATTATAAGTCAGTTGACATTTAGAAGAAGTACGAAAACACATTTTTATTTTAGAAACTTCGGAACTAATTAG